Part of the Erwinia amylovora genome is shown below.
TGCGTCTGGCGCAGCGCGTAATGCATCTGTTCAGTACCCGCACTTCATCAGGCATCCTTTACGAGGTGGATGCCCGCTTACGTCCCTCCGGTGCGGCGGGGATGTTAGTCAGCACGTTGGCTGCTTTCGATGAATATCAGCGCAACGAAGCCTGGACCTGGGAGCATCAGGCGCTGGTTCGGGCTCGTATCGTGTTTGGCGACAGCGCCCTGAGTCAGCGCTTCGACCGCATCCGGCGCAGCGTTCTGGCGCTACCGCGTGAGGCTCAGGCGCTGCAAACGGAAGTGCGCGAGATGCGTGAGAAAATGCGTGCGCACCACGGCCACAAGCACAAGGGGCGGTGGGATATCAAATCCGACGCCGGCGGCATCATCGATATTGAATTTATTACGCAATATCTGGTTTTGCGCTATGCCTCACAATACCCTGAACTGACGCGCTGGTCTGACAACGTGCGCATTCTTGAGCGACTGGCGCGCAGCGGTAAAATGGCGCCTGCTCAGGCGCAGGCATTGACCCATGCCTATGTGACTCTGCGCGATGCGCTTCATCATCTTGCTTTGCAGGAACTGCCGGGACAGGTCTCAGAGCACGCCTTTCTCCGGGAGAGAGCCGAGGTAAACAGATGTTGGCAGGCGTGGTTAGGCGCCTGAATCCTCCGTTGCACGCGATGGTTAGCCAGCCAAACAATTATGCTATCATCGCGCGCATTCATTTTTACTGCTGTCTGGAGTCTCTGGAATGAAAATTACCCTGCCCGATTTTACCCGCGCGGGCGTGCTGGTAGTGGGCGATGTGATGTTGGATCGCTACTGGCACGGCCCAACCAACCGCATCTCTCCCGAAGCCCCGGTACCGGTGGTAAAAGTTGATAGCGTGGAAGAGCGCCCAGGCGGCGCGGCCAACGTTGCCATGAATATTGCTTCACTTGGCGCCAGGTCACGTTTAATCGGCCTGACCGGGGTTGACGACGCGGCGCGTGCGCTGGGCGCAGCCCTGTCCGGGGTTAACGTACAGTGCGATTTTGTCCCTGTGGCGACCCATCCCACCATCACTAAGCTGCGGGTGCTGTCGCGCAACCAGCAGCTGATCCGGCTGGATTTTGAGGAAGGATTTGAAGGCGTCGATCCCGCGCCAATGCATGAGCTTATTCAGCAGTCACTGCCGGGTATCGGGGCGCTGGTGCTGTCTGACTATGCCAAAGGTGCGCTGGCCAGCGTTGAGACCATGATCGCTCTGGCGCGAAAAGCGGGCGTCCCGGTGCTGGTGGATCCAAAGGGAACCGACTTCTCTCGTTACCACGGCGCAACCCTTCTGACGCCAAACCTGTCGGAATTCGAAGCGGTGGTCGGTAAGTGCAAAAGCGAGGCCGACATTGTTAAACGTGGCACGGCATTGATGCAGCAGCATGCACTCTCTGCGCTTCTGGTCACCCGTTCCGAGCACGGTATGACGCTGCTGCAGCCGGGCAAAGAACCCTTCCATATGCCCACTCAGGCGCAGGAGGTCTTTGATGTGACCGGTGCAGGGGATACGGTAATCGGCGTGCTGGCCGCCGCTCTGGCCGCTGGTAATACGCTGGAAGAGAGTTGTTATCTGGCTAATGTGGCGGCAGGCGTGGTGGTCGGCATGCTCGGTACTTCAACCGTTTCGCCAGTGGAACTGGAAAATGCCATTCGCGCCAGGCCGGAGTCGGGGTTTGGCGTGATGAATGAAGCGCAGCTGATTGCTGAAGTGAACAAAGCCCGCCAGCGTGGCGAAAAAGTGGTGATGACCAACGGCGTGTTTGACATTTTGCATGCCGGCCATGTTTCCTACCTCTCCAACGCGCGTAAGCTGGGAGATCGCCTGATCGTGGCGGTAAATAGCGATGCTTCCACCCGGCGTCTGAAAGGTGAAACACGCCCGGTCAATCCGCTGGTTAATCGTATGATGGTGCTGGGTGCGCTTGAGGCCGTGGACTGGGTGATCGGTTTTGAAGAAGACACGCCGCAGCGGGTGATTGCTGAAATACTGCCGGACCTGCTGGTGAAGGGCGGTGACTATAAACCTGAAGATATTGCCGGGAGCAAGGAGGTTTGGCAGAACGGCGGTGACGTGCGGGTACTCAATTTCGAAGACGGCATTTCTACCAGTAATATTATCAAAACGATCCTCTCCGGAACCGGGCAAAACTGACGGATTACGGCTGCCCGCAACGGGCAGCCGTAATCCGGCATTGCTTACTCCGCAGGCTTTTCGGCGGTTTGCGCAGGCCGTTGTGGCGCCGCACGGTTCTCCAGCTCGGCCAGACGCTGTTCCAGCGCGGCCAGCTTCTCGCGGGTGCGCAGCAGCACCTGAGTCTGCACGTCAAACTCTTCACGGTTAACCAGGTCCAGCCGCGTAAGCTGTGATTGCAGAGTCTGACGGATTTTCTTTTCCACATCATCACCCAAATCACGAATACCTTTCGGCATGGCGTCATGGACCTGACGGGCCAGTTGTTCGATTTTTTTTGCATCAATCATGGCAGGTTTCCTGATAGCAGCGAGTTTGGATCTAGTGTAATCGCTAAGCCGCCAGCAACAAACTTTAAAATGTCTTAGTCAAAAAATGGATAGCTGATAGCAGGTTTTGTTCATTGCCCTGTCACTTTTTCAGCGCTATGATATTTTCGCTTATTCTCAGGGCGGGGCGAAATTCCCCACCGGCGGTAAATCAGCTGACGCTGAAAGCCCGCGAGCGCTTCAGATCACTTCTGAAGGTCAGCAGATCCGGTGTAATTCCGGGGCCGACGGTTAAAGTCCGGATGGGAGAGAGTAACGATTCTTGACGGGCTGATGCTCGCCACGCGTTATTTGTTGTCACCGCATAACACTCCTAAGCATGCCCTGGTTCTGGTAACCCATACATTTATTAAGGTTTATTTACCATGAATCAGTCGCTACTTTCTGAATTTGGCACGCCTGAACAGCGTGTCACCCGTGCCATCGAGGCGCTGCGTGCAGGCCGCGGTGTGATGGTGTTGGACGATGAAGATCGTGAAAACGAAGGTGATATGATCTTCGCCGCCGAAACCATGACCGTTGCGCAGATGGCGCTGACTATCCGCCACGGCAGCGGAATTGTCTGTCTGTGTCTGAACGAAGAACGTCTGGAACAGCTTGATCTGCCCATGATGGTGCAGAACAACACCAGCGCTTACGGCACCGGCTTTACCGTCACTATCGAAGCGGCACAGGGCGTTACGACCGGCGTTTCCGCCACCGACCGGCTGACCACCATCCGTACTGCTATTGCTGATGAGGCGAAGCCGAGTGATTTAAACCGTCCTGGCCACGTATTTCCGCTGCGTGCCCGTGCCGGTGGCGTGTTGACCCGTGGTGGCCATACTGAAGCCACTATCGATTTAGTCACCCTGGCCGGTTTCAAGCCGGCGGGCGTTCTTTGTGAACTGACTAACGATGATGGTTCAATGGCCCATGCGCCGGAAGTTATCGTGTTTGCACGTCAGCACGATATGCCGGTCGTCACTATCGAAGATCTGGTGTCTTATCGCCACAGTCAAGAAACGCTACAGGCCAGTTAATCCTGCTGCGGGCCGGTTCCTCCGGCTCGCTGGTATCAGCCTGAGACGGTAACAACTTCAGGCTGATACACTTCGCCCCATGCCGCTATGGCATTCAAATTTACTGAATATCTTCTTCAGGGTTATCCAGGTTCATCCGCCAGTGAAAGGGCGTAATGTGATACTCATTAAGCAACGTCTTGCCTGGGGTCACTTTATGAGTCAGCAAACTATGCCCGCGCTGTTCCTCGGTCACGGCAGCCCGATGAACGTTCTGGAAGAGAATATCTACACACAAACCTGGCGTAAATTAGGGGATACCCTACCAAGGCCGAAAGCGATTATTGCGGTGTCCGCCCACTGGTGTACTCGCGGTACGGCGGTAACGGCGCTGGAAAAACCGCGCACGATCCATGATTTCGGTGGTTTTCCGCAGGCATTATTTGACACTCATTACCCGGCTCCAGGATCCCCGGCGCTGGCACAACAGGTGGCTGATGCGTTGGCCCCGTTTGCCGTAGAGCTTGACCAGGAGTGGGGATTCGACCACGGTTCGTGGGGAGTGCTCATTAAGATGTATCCTGAGGCGGATATCCCGCTGGTGCAGCTGAGCGTGGACGTCAGCAAACCCGCGGCCTGTCACTTCGCAATGGGACGTAAGCTTGCTGCGCTGCGTGAACAGGGGATTATGATCGTCGCCAGCGGTAACGTTGTACACAACCTGAGCAGGATGCGTTGGCAGGATGAGGCGGAAGCCTGGCCCTGGGCTGGATCCTTTAATCAATACGTTCGCGATAATCTGGGTTGGGAAGGGGAAGCTGCACAGCATCCGCTGGTGAACGTTATGCAGCACGAGGGAGCGGCATTGTCCAACCCGACGCCGGAGCATTATCTGCCGCTGCTGTACGTGCTCGGTGCACGCGCACCGGGCGAAGCGGTGTCGATCCCGGTGGATGGGATAGTGATGGGGTCAATCAGTATGCTGTCCGTGCAGGTAGGATAACGTGCTTGTTCGCTCAAAGGGTAGATAAACAGCCGCATCTGTCGCACGGTAACGGGTCACGGGTTGCTGTAACCGCGTCACGCAAGGGCGAGACAGTGCTCGCCCTTTACCGAAGGATCATTCAATAAACGCGTGCGGATAGAAGCGCGACAGATCCTGGGTGATCAGATCGCGATCTTCGCGCAGGCCGATGCCGGCCGGCCGATCGTTGATCAACCAGCTGCCAATTAGCGTATAGCTGTCACCAAATTTCGGTAGCGGATGGAACTGTTGCACAATCATCCCTTCTTCACCGTATGGCCCATCGACACGTGCAATCTCCTGGCCGTTTTCCACAATGCGGATATTCGCGCCCTCGCGGGAAAACAACGGCTTAACCACGTATTTATCCATGTGGGGCACGTTATCTTCTGCGAAGTAAGCCGGTAGCAGGTTGGGATGGTCAGGGAACATTTTCCACAGCAGCGGCAGCAGTGCTTTATTAGAAAGAACACTCTTCCAGCCCGGTTCCAGCCAGCGCACCCCGGCATCGGCCAGTTTGGTGGAGAAAGTTTCGCGCAGCATAAATTCCCACGGATAGAGCTTGAACAGGTTACCAATCACCTGGTCGTGGATATCGGTAAATTGCCCTTTCTCACCCAAGCCGATTTCATCCATATAAAGGAAATCAGTCGGTAGCCCGGCTTCCGTCGCGCAGTCCTGCAAATACTGAACGGTGCCACGATCTTCTTCAGAATCGCGGCAGCAGGCAAGGTGCAGCCAGCTGAAACCATGCTGCTGATGCAGCTCGCTAAAGCGTTCAATCAGCTTTTCCTGCAGGCTGTTGAACTGGTCGCTGCCGGTGGGAAGCTGGCCCGCATTCAGCTGGTCTTCCAGCCAAAGCCACTGGAAGAAGGCGGCTTCATACAGTGAAGTCGGCGTATCGGCATTGTTTTCCAGTAGTTTGGCCGGCGAATGGCCATCCCAGGCGAGATCCAGTCGCGAATAGAGCGACGGCTGGCCGCTTTTCCAGGATCCGCGCACGAAGTCCCAGGTATGTTTTGGAATGCGGAATTTAGCCAGCAGCTCTTCGCTACCGGTAACCAGCTCCACCGCCTGCAGACACATCTGGTGCAGTTCGCTGGTGACGTCTTCCAGCGACTCAATTTGCTGCAAACTGAACTGGTAGTAGGCATCTTCACACCAGTACGGCTCGCCGTGCATGGTGTGAAAACGAAAACCATATTCCGTCGCTTTTTCGCGCCAGCCCGGGCGTTCTGCAATGGCAATACGCTTCATTAGCGATTAGCCCCCCATGCTGTGGTTGCTGGTGCTGGCAGGACTGTTGTTACGCTGCATGGTGTTTTGTTTGGCGACGCTGTCACCAAAACCGCCGCGCGTGACGGTGCTGGTGGTGGCAGGCTTAGGTGCCAGTGCACTTTTCGGCACCGTCATGGTACGGCCCGGTGTGGCGGCTCCGTAACTTTTCCCGCTGGCATCAACAAACTGACCGTTGGCCGGGCTGGTCGGAGATTTTGAACTGAACAGCGGCTGTTGCTGACCGCCCATACCGCCGCCCATCAGTCGGCCCATCATATAACCGGCCATCAGTGGCATCCAGAAGCTTCCGCTGGACTGCGATTGCGCATTGGTATTGCCAACGCCAGCCTGAGCCGGTGCCTGCTGGCACTGACCTTCGCCAAATTCAGCCACGCAGTCTTCGCGGCTGGCGTATTTCGGCGCAGTTTTGGCCGCTTCTTCTTTGGCGCTGTTGAACGCCGTGGTGCACTGCGCGCTTTTGCCGGGGTTAGCCGCCGAACAGTCGTCAGCGTTTTGATACATTGATACGGTTTCGTCGGCCTGTTCACAAGCTGCCAGCATAAATACCGCACTCACCGCCAGCGCTACCGGCGTTAAATGGCGGGCGCTCCAGCTTTTACGAAAGGAGGCGTGATTAATTTGTTTCGTCCGTTTCATCAATTTTGTCCTGTGCCCAAAGGTAGCGTACAGAATAGGGGAACGGCGGAGAAAAATGAAGCGATGGCGCCGGGCCGGCGTGAGATCTTTACCAGACTATACGTTAGATCGTGAAGGAGCCGGTAGCCCTGTAAAAAGGGGCAGCTTTTGCTGCCCCAGAACGGTTCAGTGACTAAAGGGATTACCGCTGGTTCGGCTAGCCGCTGGGGTTTTGCTACTCTGTACCTCGTGAGCAGCGCCATCGGCGCTGGCGACCTGCTGCGGGTTTTCCGGAGCCACAAAATCTGGCGCGGTAACCACATCTTTACCAAGCTGGCCGTTCAATGTCTGCAGGTCCTGTTCGTTAAGCGTGCCCAACGCAGACTTGATATTCAGCTGATTAATCATATAGCTGTAGCGCGCATTAGACAGCTGCTGTTTTGCATTAAACAGCGTAGTGGTGGCATCCAGCACGTCGACAATGGTGCGGGTACCCACGGAATAACCGGCTTCCATGGCATCCAGCGAGCTTTGTGCTGAAACCACGGCCTGTTTGTAGGCAGCAATACTACTGATTGAGGCATTCACGTTGTTAAACGAAGAACGCACGGTCTGGACGGCAGAACGGTGAGCGCCTTCGAGCTGTTCACTTGCGGCAACAAAGGCGTACTGTGCCTGCTTAACCTGTGAGCTGACTGAGCCACCGCTGTACAGCGGCAGGTTGAAGCTCAAACCCACCTGGTTACTGCCGCTGATATTGTCCTGGTTGCTGGCTGACTGGTTAGCACGGCTACCGCCGTAACGATTATTGGATAAACCGGTAGACGCGGTCAGATCCAGCGTTGGCATATGGCCAGTTTCGGAGGATCGAATTTGCTCACGAGCCAGATCCTGAGAAAGGCGTGCTGATAACAGGCTCAGATTGCGGTTTTCTGCTTCTTTTAGCAGAGTGCTGACCGGCTGCGGTTTATCCGTTTTGAAAGTGTCCACGTTGAGTGAAGCCAGGCTCGAATAGTAGTTGCCGGTTACCTGGCGCAGGGCTTCAACCGCATTGTCTAGCGCATTACGCGCGGCCACTTCGCTTGCCAACACGGTATCGTACTGCGAGCGAGCGTTTTGCACGTCGGTAATGGCAACCAGGCCCACGTTGAAACGCTGGGTGGTTTGATCAAGCTGGCGATAGATGGACTGTTTTTGTGCCTCGGTATATGACAGGGTATCGATGGCATTCAGTACATTAAAATAGGCGGTAGCGGTATTCAGAATCAGCGTCTGCTGGGCGGTTTGCCAGGTGACGTCCTGAATTCCGGCGGTCTTTTCCTGCACGGTAAGCGCACGCCATTTTGACATGTCAAAAATGGTCTGAGTCAGTTGCAGTGAGGCACTTTTAGTGTTGCTGTTAGAGCCACTGCTATCACGGTAGCCGTTGGTGTACGTATAGTCAGCTCCAAGGCCAAGCTGCGGTAACAGCGGGCTGCGAGCTTCATTAATTTTCTCAAATGCCGCATCGCGGTCGGCTGCTGAGCTACGAAGGTCAGGATTTGATAAACGCGCCTGCTGATATACCTGCAGCAGGTTTTCAGCCTGGCTGGCAACACTGAAGCCGCCCAGGCTCAGGCCGATGAGTAAAGGGAGCAGTTTGTTCATTTGCATTCCTTGTAGTGCAGCAAAATTGTTATGGTAGCGTTGACGCAGACCAAAAATTGTCGCCGATGATAGCAGAGACTCCGGATCAGGTAAGTTGGCTGAAAGTGCCATCCTCCTTTTAATTTACTTAAATACTTCATCAAGAACCAGACATCCGGCTGATTACTATTGAACTAAACGTTTTCGCCATTATTTCAGGAGATACAGTGATGACCGCAGTGACCAATTATCCGGTAATTTTTACCAAAAATGATGTAGAAATCATTGCACGCGAGACCTTGTACCAAGGTTTTTTTTCGTTGCAACGCTACCGCTTTCGCCACCGTTTATTTGACGGGGGAATGAGTGGTGAAATTACCAGAGAAATTTTCGAGCGCGGTCACGCCGCAGTGCTGCTACCCTATGATCCCCGGCGTGATGAAGTTGTGCTGATCGAGCAAATCCGTATCGCTACTTACGATACCAGCCCCACCCCCTGGGTGCTTGAGCTGGTGGCAGGAATGATCGAAGCGGGTGAAACGCCGGAAGACGTGGCGCGCCGCGAGGCGGAAGAAGAGGCAGGACTGACCGCCGGACGGATTAAACCCATCATAAATTATCTCTCCAGTGCGGGGGGAACGACAGAACGGCTGGCGGTGTTTGTCGGTGAAGTGGATGCCAGCGTGGCGCAGGGAAACCACGGTCTGGAGGAAGAGCATGAGGATATTCTTGTGCATGTGGTGAGCCGCAGTCAGGCTTATCAATGGGTGGAACAGGGGAGAATTGATAATGCCGCTGCCGTTATTGCTTTGCAATGGCTGGAGCTGCACCATAAACAGTTACGCCAGGAGTGGAAAAACGAATCATGAAACGCTATGTCCCCGACTTCCCTGAAATGATGCGCGTTTGCGAAACCAATTTTGCGCAGCTGCGCCGTTTACTGCCGAAAGAAGACCGGGCAGGCGAATCTGTGGCATATCAGGTTAACGGGGCCAGTTATCAGATTTCTATTCAGGAGTCGACCCGCTATACGACACTGGTGGATATCAGGCAAACTGCACCGGCGGTAAGCTACTGGAGCTTGCCCTCCATGTCGGTACGCTTGTATCACGACGCGATGGTGGCAGAAGTGTGTTCTACGCAGCAGATCTATCGCTTTAAAGCACGCTATGATTACCCAAACAAAAAGCTGCATCAGCGTGACGAAAAGCATCAGATTAATCAATTCCTGGCTGACTGGTTGCGCTACTGCTTGTCCCACGGCGCAATGGCCGTCCCGGTGTGTTAAGCCAGCGGTAAACCTTTTTATAATCGAATGATTCGGGTTGCAGCCAACTCACCTGCAGCTTTTTAGTATGACTGGTACAGATCTAACCGTAAGGACTTTGATTGGATAGCCTGTTAAAACTTCCTGTGGCGAGTGGGTCCAGAGTCAGGATTTTACAGATAACGGATACGCACCTTTTTGCAGGTAAAGATGAAACGCTGCTGGGGGTGAACACGTGGGCCAGTTTTGACGCAGTGCTGGAAGCTGTCGCTGCAGAACAACGTCACTATGATCTGATCGTCGCCACGGGCGATCTGGCACAGGACCACT
Proteins encoded:
- the ribB gene encoding 3,4-dihydroxy-2-butanone-4-phosphate synthase yields the protein MNQSLLSEFGTPEQRVTRAIEALRAGRGVMVLDDEDRENEGDMIFAAETMTVAQMALTIRHGSGIVCLCLNEERLEQLDLPMMVQNNTSAYGTGFTVTIEAAQGVTTGVSATDRLTTIRTAIADEAKPSDLNRPGHVFPLRARAGGVLTRGGHTEATIDLVTLAGFKPAGVLCELTNDDGSMAHAPEVIVFARQHDMPVVTIEDLVSYRHSQETLQAS
- the ygiD gene encoding 4,5-DOPA dioxygenase extradiol, with the translated sequence MSQQTMPALFLGHGSPMNVLEENIYTQTWRKLGDTLPRPKAIIAVSAHWCTRGTAVTALEKPRTIHDFGGFPQALFDTHYPAPGSPALAQQVADALAPFAVELDQEWGFDHGSWGVLIKMYPEADIPLVQLSVDVSKPAACHFAMGRKLAALREQGIMIVASGNVVHNLSRMRWQDEAEAWPWAGSFNQYVRDNLGWEGEAAQHPLVNVMQHEGAALSNPTPEHYLPLLYVLGARAPGEAVSIPVDGIVMGSISMLSVQVG
- a CDS encoding DUF1249 family protein; amino-acid sequence: MMKRYVPDFPEMMRVCETNFAQLRRLLPKEDRAGESVAYQVNGASYQISIQESTRYTTLVDIRQTAPAVSYWSLPSMSVRLYHDAMVAEVCSTQQIYRFKARYDYPNKKLHQRDEKHQINQFLADWLRYCLSHGAMAVPVC
- the ubiK gene encoding ubiquinone biosynthesis accessory factor UbiK, which encodes MIDAKKIEQLARQVHDAMPKGIRDLGDDVEKKIRQTLQSQLTRLDLVNREEFDVQTQVLLRTREKLAALEQRLAELENRAAPQRPAQTAEKPAE
- the nudF gene encoding ADP-ribose diphosphatase, giving the protein MTAVTNYPVIFTKNDVEIIARETLYQGFFSLQRYRFRHRLFDGGMSGEITREIFERGHAAVLLPYDPRRDEVVLIEQIRIATYDTSPTPWVLELVAGMIEAGETPEDVARREAEEEAGLTAGRIKPIINYLSSAGGTTERLAVFVGEVDASVAQGNHGLEEEHEDILVHVVSRSQAYQWVEQGRIDNAAAVIALQWLELHHKQLRQEWKNES
- a CDS encoding DUF1190 family protein; translation: MKRTKQINHASFRKSWSARHLTPVALAVSAVFMLAACEQADETVSMYQNADDCSAANPGKSAQCTTAFNSAKEEAAKTAPKYASREDCVAEFGEGQCQQAPAQAGVGNTNAQSQSSGSFWMPLMAGYMMGRLMGGGMGGQQQPLFSSKSPTSPANGQFVDASGKSYGAATPGRTMTVPKSALAPKPATTSTVTRGGFGDSVAKQNTMQRNNSPASTSNHSMGG
- the hldE gene encoding bifunctional D-glycero-beta-D-manno-heptose-7-phosphate kinase/D-glycero-beta-D-manno-heptose 1-phosphate adenylyltransferase HldE, whose translation is MKITLPDFTRAGVLVVGDVMLDRYWHGPTNRISPEAPVPVVKVDSVEERPGGAANVAMNIASLGARSRLIGLTGVDDAARALGAALSGVNVQCDFVPVATHPTITKLRVLSRNQQLIRLDFEEGFEGVDPAPMHELIQQSLPGIGALVLSDYAKGALASVETMIALARKAGVPVLVDPKGTDFSRYHGATLLTPNLSEFEAVVGKCKSEADIVKRGTALMQQHALSALLVTRSEHGMTLLQPGKEPFHMPTQAQEVFDVTGAGDTVIGVLAAALAAGNTLEESCYLANVAAGVVVGMLGTSTVSPVELENAIRARPESGFGVMNEAQLIAEVNKARQRGEKVVMTNGVFDILHAGHVSYLSNARKLGDRLIVAVNSDASTRRLKGETRPVNPLVNRMMVLGALEAVDWVIGFEEDTPQRVIAEILPDLLVKGGDYKPEDIAGSKEVWQNGGDVRVLNFEDGISTSNIIKTILSGTGQN
- a CDS encoding glutathionylspermidine synthase family protein, yielding MKRIAIAERPGWREKATEYGFRFHTMHGEPYWCEDAYYQFSLQQIESLEDVTSELHQMCLQAVELVTGSEELLAKFRIPKHTWDFVRGSWKSGQPSLYSRLDLAWDGHSPAKLLENNADTPTSLYEAAFFQWLWLEDQLNAGQLPTGSDQFNSLQEKLIERFSELHQQHGFSWLHLACCRDSEEDRGTVQYLQDCATEAGLPTDFLYMDEIGLGEKGQFTDIHDQVIGNLFKLYPWEFMLRETFSTKLADAGVRWLEPGWKSVLSNKALLPLLWKMFPDHPNLLPAYFAEDNVPHMDKYVVKPLFSREGANIRIVENGQEIARVDGPYGEEGMIVQQFHPLPKFGDSYTLIGSWLINDRPAGIGLREDRDLITQDLSRFYPHAFIE
- the tolC gene encoding outer membrane channel protein TolC, with the translated sequence MNKLLPLLIGLSLGGFSVASQAENLLQVYQQARLSNPDLRSSAADRDAAFEKINEARSPLLPQLGLGADYTYTNGYRDSSGSNSNTKSASLQLTQTIFDMSKWRALTVQEKTAGIQDVTWQTAQQTLILNTATAYFNVLNAIDTLSYTEAQKQSIYRQLDQTTQRFNVGLVAITDVQNARSQYDTVLASEVAARNALDNAVEALRQVTGNYYSSLASLNVDTFKTDKPQPVSTLLKEAENRNLSLLSARLSQDLAREQIRSSETGHMPTLDLTASTGLSNNRYGGSRANQSASNQDNISGSNQVGLSFNLPLYSGGSVSSQVKQAQYAFVAASEQLEGAHRSAVQTVRSSFNNVNASISSIAAYKQAVVSAQSSLDAMEAGYSVGTRTIVDVLDATTTLFNAKQQLSNARYSYMINQLNIKSALGTLNEQDLQTLNGQLGKDVVTAPDFVAPENPQQVASADGAAHEVQSSKTPAASRTSGNPFSH